One region of Synechococcus elongatus PCC 11801 genomic DNA includes:
- a CDS encoding iron uptake porin: MQVQSAAVWVGAALGLGFTPAAIALDASTLQQVNAIANEDLPAAQVTSITQLSDVRPTDWAYQALQSLVERYGCIVGYPDRTYRGSRALTRYEFAAGLNACLDKVIEFAASNEDLDTLKKLTEEFQTELATLRGRVDGLEARVTKLEATQFSTTTKLQGDVLLSLDRAFGPSGLDTGTSFSQRVGLDFNTSFTGNDLLKTRLEANSITSPGLRDLNGFSAGAGIPSPGAALAYDNAATSADPSFTLNTLIYQFPVGSVNFTVGTSNVQVDDIFSTNGSFYAPELSYFFNNPVPGIYNDADTSNSAGAGFNWQINPNFNFGLAYINQQGPTSGLNLETDPTAGVFGADSQTTAQLAFQNDDRTFIGALAYAYRKGPSFNPINPDGVGLPAQFGGVAYGTVRSLIGPADSPTDLISSNNVGLSLGWAVSENFTISGSYGISFLSGSAGSSTVQSWNLGLTFPNLFADGNELGLAVGQIPYVTSDSRGAAFADSGPFAFEVYYKLQLTDNIAITPALYAVTNAGGGLTIGNLANGDYWVPVLKTEFLF; this comes from the coding sequence GGGGTTCACTCCTGCTGCGATCGCGTTGGACGCCAGCACACTCCAACAGGTGAATGCGATCGCCAATGAAGATCTGCCTGCAGCCCAAGTCACCTCCATCACTCAACTGAGTGACGTTCGCCCAACGGATTGGGCCTATCAAGCCTTGCAGTCCTTGGTGGAGCGTTATGGCTGCATCGTCGGCTATCCAGACCGCACCTACCGTGGCAGTCGTGCGCTGACTCGGTATGAGTTTGCAGCCGGACTGAATGCCTGCTTAGACAAAGTCATTGAATTTGCTGCTTCCAACGAAGACCTCGACACCCTCAAAAAGCTGACAGAAGAGTTTCAAACGGAGCTAGCAACCCTGCGCGGTCGCGTTGATGGTTTAGAAGCCCGCGTCACCAAACTCGAAGCTACTCAGTTTTCAACCACGACCAAACTCCAGGGCGACGTGCTCCTCAGCCTCGATCGCGCCTTTGGCCCCAGCGGTTTGGATACCGGCACCTCCTTCTCGCAACGGGTGGGGTTGGATTTCAACACCAGCTTCACCGGCAACGACCTGCTCAAAACCCGCCTCGAAGCCAACAGCATTACCTCACCTGGCCTGCGTGATTTGAATGGTTTTTCAGCTGGCGCAGGCATTCCCAGCCCCGGTGCAGCACTGGCCTATGACAATGCAGCTACGAGCGCGGATCCGAGCTTCACGCTCAACACACTGATCTATCAGTTTCCGGTGGGCTCCGTGAACTTCACGGTGGGGACATCTAATGTCCAGGTCGACGATATCTTCTCGACGAACGGTTCTTTCTACGCCCCCGAGCTTTCCTACTTCTTCAACAATCCCGTGCCCGGTATCTACAACGATGCCGATACCTCGAATTCTGCTGGAGCGGGTTTCAACTGGCAGATCAACCCCAACTTCAACTTCGGGTTGGCCTACATCAACCAACAAGGCCCGACTTCTGGCCTCAATTTAGAAACGGATCCGACTGCAGGTGTTTTTGGGGCAGATTCGCAGACCACAGCTCAACTTGCCTTCCAGAATGACGACAGAACTTTCATCGGCGCTTTAGCCTATGCCTATCGCAAAGGCCCCAGCTTCAATCCAATCAATCCGGATGGGGTGGGGTTACCGGCTCAGTTTGGGGGCGTTGCCTATGGCACAGTGCGATCGCTGATTGGCCCTGCTGATTCACCAACGGATCTGATTAGTAGCAACAACGTCGGCCTGAGCTTAGGTTGGGCTGTGAGCGAGAACTTTACGATCAGTGGCTCCTATGGCATCAGCTTCTTGAGTGGCTCGGCGGGCAGTTCGACGGTTCAGTCTTGGAATCTGGGTCTGACCTTCCCGAACCTGTTTGCGGATGGCAATGAATTGGGCTTGGCGGTGGGTCAAATTCCTTATGTCACCAGCGATAGTCGTGGTGCAGCCTTTGCTGATAGTGGCCCCTTTGCCTTTGAGGTCTACTACAAACTGCAGCTGACCGACAATATTGCCATCACACCAGCGCTCTATGCCGTGACCAATGCCGGTGGCGGGCTGACGATCGGTAACCTTGCCAATGGTGATTATTGGGTGCCGGTACTCAAGACTGAGTTCTTGTTCTAG
- the petE gene encoding plastocyanin — MKVLVSFARRLSLFAVAAVLCVGSFLMTTAPAAAQTVSIKMGADNGMLAFEPSTIEIKAGDTVQWVNNKLAPHNVVVEGQPELSHKDLAFSPGETFEATFSEPGTYTYYCEPHRGAGMVGKIVVQ, encoded by the coding sequence ATGAAAGTTTTGGTTTCCTTTGCGCGCCGCCTCAGCCTCTTCGCTGTTGCCGCCGTGCTGTGTGTCGGTAGCTTCCTGATGACCACTGCTCCGGCAGCGGCTCAAACCGTCTCGATCAAAATGGGCGCCGACAACGGCATGCTGGCTTTTGAACCCTCGACCATCGAGATCAAAGCAGGTGACACGGTTCAGTGGGTCAACAACAAACTGGCACCTCACAACGTGGTTGTTGAAGGTCAACCGGAACTGTCTCATAAAGATCTCGCCTTCTCGCCTGGCGAAACCTTTGAAGCAACCTTTAGCGAGCCTGGCACCTACACCTACTACTGTGAGCCCCACCGTGGCGCTGGTATGGTCGGCAAAATTGTGGTCCAGTAA
- a CDS encoding NAD-dependent epimerase/dehydratase family protein, whose translation MSKRVFITGASGCVGHYLTETLLLNTDYELFLLVRDRQKLTIDVSRRPGVEVIEADMAEIDRFHDLLQTIDIAVLTATAWGGAEATQQVNVQQVVKLLNSLDPDRCQQVIYFSTESVLGHDNELLPEAALYGTDYIRTKYQGLQELDSLAIAPKVTAVFPTLVFGGGSDGKRSSFLTAGLQDVVKWLWLIRFFKGEASFHIVHAYDIAQVVRYLIAHPPAEAGVRKFVLGTPAITLDEAVRQACDYFGLRIWFQIPLTRGLVDFFIKVFRIEMTDWDRFCVNYRHFTHANPVSPAQFGMVPYVSNLADLFRVSGFKPR comes from the coding sequence GTGAGTAAGCGCGTCTTCATCACTGGGGCCAGCGGCTGCGTCGGCCACTATCTAACGGAGACGCTGCTGCTCAACACCGATTACGAGCTGTTTTTGCTCGTCCGCGATCGCCAAAAGCTAACCATCGATGTCAGTCGCCGTCCTGGAGTCGAGGTGATCGAAGCCGATATGGCCGAGATCGATCGCTTCCACGACCTGTTGCAGACGATTGACATTGCTGTTTTGACAGCGACCGCTTGGGGCGGAGCAGAAGCGACGCAGCAGGTCAATGTTCAGCAAGTGGTCAAACTACTGAACAGCTTGGATCCTGATCGTTGTCAGCAGGTCATCTACTTCTCGACAGAGAGTGTGCTGGGGCATGACAACGAGTTGCTCCCTGAGGCGGCGCTTTACGGCACCGACTACATCCGCACGAAATATCAAGGACTTCAAGAACTTGACAGTCTAGCGATCGCGCCGAAGGTAACGGCTGTCTTCCCGACCCTCGTCTTTGGGGGGGGGAGCGACGGCAAGCGATCGTCCTTCCTCACCGCTGGATTGCAGGATGTGGTTAAGTGGCTGTGGCTGATTCGCTTCTTTAAAGGTGAAGCGAGTTTCCACATTGTTCATGCCTACGATATTGCTCAGGTCGTTCGCTATCTGATAGCTCATCCCCCTGCTGAGGCCGGTGTCCGTAAGTTTGTGCTGGGTACCCCTGCCATCACCCTTGATGAGGCCGTTCGCCAAGCCTGTGACTACTTTGGCTTGCGAATTTGGTTCCAAATTCCGCTCACACGGGGCTTAGTCGACTTCTTTATCAAGGTCTTCCGCATCGAAATGACCGACTGGGATCGGTTTTGCGTGAACTACCGACACTTCACCCATGCCAATCCTGTGAGTCCTGCGCAGTTTGGCATGGTTCCTTACGTCAGCAACTTAGCTGATCTATTTCGGGTCAGTGGTTTCAAGCCGCGCTAG
- the clpB gene encoding ATP-dependent chaperone ClpB, with protein MQPTDPNRFTEKAWEAIVRTTDVAKQAQHQQIETEHLFLALLQEPGLALNILKKAGLETSRLQQFTEQFIARQPKVSGGNQSVYLGRSLDQLLDQAEQFRKDFDDEFISIEHLILSFPRDSRFGRLLSQEFKVDEKQLRQVIQQIRGSQKVTDQNPEGKYEALEKYGRDLTEMARLGKLDPVIGRDDEIRRTVQILSRRTKNNPVLIGEPGVGKTAIAEGLAQRIINGDVPQSLKDRRLIALDMGALIAGAKFRGEFEERLKAVLKEVTDSEGIIILFIDEIHTVVGAGATQGSMDAGNLLKPMLARGELRCIGATTLDEYRQYIEKDAALERRFQQVFVDQPSVEDTISILRGLKERYEVHHGVRISDSALVAAAVLSTRYISDRFLPDKAIDLVDESAARLKMEITSKPEELDEIDRKILQLEMERLSLRKESDTASQERLQRLEKELANLKEDQRSLSSQWKAEKDVLEDIKSVREEIDQVNLKIQQAERDYDLNKAAELKYGKLTELQRKLAEMEHGLAATQTGGKSLLREEVTEVDIAEIISKWTGIPVSKLVESEMQKLLNLDSELHQRVIGQDEAVSAVADAIQRSRAGLSDPKRPIASFIFLGPTGVGKTELAKALAAYLFDTEDAMIRIDMSEYMEKHAVSRLIGAPPGYVGYDEGGQLTEAVRRRPYSVILFDEIEKAHPDVFNVMLQILDDGRVTDSRGRTVDFKNTILILTSNIGSQFILDVAGDDSRYEEMRSRVTDALRANFRPEFLNRVDETIIFHSLRKDQLQQIVRIQLQRLEERLSDRKLALSMTPEAVNFLVDVGFDPVYGARPLKRVIQRELETAIAKAILRGEFRDGDTIQVAVENGRLIFQSIAAPAATTTIS; from the coding sequence ATGCAACCGACAGATCCCAATCGATTTACTGAAAAAGCCTGGGAAGCGATCGTTCGTACTACGGATGTTGCGAAACAAGCTCAGCATCAGCAAATTGAAACTGAACACTTGTTTCTAGCGCTGTTGCAAGAGCCAGGTTTAGCGCTCAATATCCTCAAAAAAGCAGGCTTAGAAACCAGTCGCTTGCAGCAATTTACTGAGCAGTTCATAGCACGTCAGCCCAAGGTCAGTGGAGGTAATCAATCAGTTTATTTGGGGCGATCGCTCGATCAGTTACTTGATCAAGCAGAACAATTTCGTAAGGATTTTGATGATGAGTTCATCTCTATTGAGCACCTGATCCTAAGTTTCCCCCGTGACTCTCGTTTTGGGCGATTGCTCAGTCAAGAGTTTAAGGTTGATGAAAAGCAACTCCGTCAGGTTATTCAACAGATTCGAGGCAGCCAAAAAGTGACTGATCAAAATCCCGAAGGTAAATACGAAGCCCTCGAAAAATATGGGCGTGACCTCACCGAAATGGCTCGCCTTGGTAAGTTAGATCCGGTGATTGGTCGCGATGATGAAATTCGGCGTACTGTGCAGATTCTCAGTCGACGCACTAAAAACAATCCGGTTTTGATTGGTGAGCCTGGGGTTGGGAAAACGGCGATCGCAGAGGGCCTTGCTCAGCGGATTATCAATGGTGATGTGCCCCAGTCACTGAAGGATCGACGCCTGATTGCCTTGGATATGGGCGCTTTAATCGCTGGTGCTAAATTCCGTGGTGAATTTGAAGAACGCCTGAAAGCAGTTCTGAAAGAAGTCACTGATTCTGAAGGCATTATCATCCTTTTTATTGATGAAATTCATACGGTTGTCGGTGCTGGGGCAACCCAAGGCTCGATGGATGCTGGCAACTTGCTGAAGCCAATGTTGGCTCGCGGTGAGCTGCGTTGTATTGGAGCAACGACGCTCGATGAATATCGCCAGTACATTGAAAAGGATGCGGCACTGGAGCGACGCTTCCAACAGGTTTTTGTCGATCAACCCTCGGTTGAAGACACAATCTCTATTCTCCGAGGCTTGAAAGAACGCTATGAAGTTCACCATGGCGTTCGTATTTCTGACAGTGCATTGGTTGCAGCAGCTGTGCTTTCAACCCGCTACATTAGCGATCGCTTTCTACCGGATAAAGCGATCGACTTGGTTGATGAATCTGCAGCGCGCCTCAAAATGGAGATCACTTCAAAACCTGAGGAGCTGGATGAAATCGATCGCAAAATTCTCCAGTTAGAAATGGAGCGACTCTCTCTGCGTAAAGAGAGCGATACCGCTTCACAGGAGCGACTGCAACGGCTCGAAAAAGAACTGGCAAATCTTAAAGAAGACCAGCGCAGTTTAAGCAGTCAATGGAAAGCTGAAAAAGATGTCCTCGAAGATATTAAGTCTGTCCGCGAGGAGATTGATCAGGTCAACCTCAAAATCCAGCAGGCTGAGCGAGATTATGATTTGAACAAAGCTGCTGAACTGAAATATGGCAAGCTAACTGAGCTGCAGCGGAAACTTGCAGAAATGGAGCATGGTTTGGCTGCAACGCAAACTGGCGGCAAGTCTCTGTTACGAGAAGAAGTGACCGAGGTTGATATCGCTGAAATCATCTCGAAATGGACCGGAATTCCGGTCAGTAAGCTTGTTGAGTCAGAAATGCAAAAGCTACTCAACTTGGATAGTGAGCTGCATCAGCGGGTTATTGGTCAAGATGAGGCCGTTTCTGCAGTTGCCGATGCAATTCAGCGATCGCGAGCTGGCTTATCTGATCCGAAACGACCGATTGCGAGTTTCATTTTCCTTGGCCCAACTGGAGTTGGTAAAACTGAGCTTGCCAAAGCCCTAGCCGCTTATCTGTTTGATACGGAAGATGCGATGATTCGCATCGATATGTCGGAATATATGGAAAAACATGCGGTCTCGCGGCTAATTGGTGCACCTCCTGGCTATGTTGGCTATGACGAAGGCGGTCAACTGACCGAAGCGGTGCGGCGACGTCCTTATTCCGTCATCTTGTTTGATGAGATCGAGAAAGCACATCCTGACGTCTTTAACGTCATGTTGCAGATTCTCGATGATGGTCGGGTGACGGATAGTCGAGGTCGGACAGTTGACTTCAAGAACACAATCTTGATTCTGACCAGCAATATTGGCTCACAATTCATCCTGGATGTTGCAGGAGATGATAGCCGCTACGAAGAAATGCGGAGTCGTGTCACCGATGCGTTGCGCGCTAATTTCCGGCCGGAATTCCTCAACCGTGTGGATGAAACAATCATCTTCCACAGTCTGCGGAAGGATCAGCTTCAGCAAATTGTTCGCATTCAACTCCAGCGTCTTGAAGAGCGGCTGAGCGATCGCAAGCTAGCGTTGTCGATGACTCCTGAAGCGGTCAATTTCCTAGTAGATGTTGGTTTCGATCCGGTCTATGGGGCGCGCCCTCTCAAACGGGTCATCCAGCGAGAACTTGAAACCGCGATCGCCAAAGCCATCCTTCGCGGTGAGTTTCGTGATGGCGATACCATCCAAGTTGCGGTTGAAAATGGACGGCTTATCTTCCAATCGATCGCCGCCCCAGCAGCAACGACGACGATTAGTTAG
- a CDS encoding YHYH domain-containing protein: protein MRWIWRAAAIAVILTSWDAAAIAHSSNSDVNQCHHDRRTGEYHCH from the coding sequence ATGCGGTGGATTTGGCGAGCTGCTGCGATCGCGGTGATCTTGACCAGTTGGGATGCAGCCGCGATCGCCCATTCCAGCAACTCTGACGTCAACCAATGCCACCACGATCGGCGTACAGGTGAATATCACTGTCACTAA